The Henckelia pumila isolate YLH828 chromosome 2, ASM3356847v2, whole genome shotgun sequence genome includes a window with the following:
- the LOC140883537 gene encoding protein NUCLEAR FUSION DEFECTIVE 4 → MIGLKAGTRPPWVGLGAAVWVQIAAGNAYTFPLYSPSLKSVLGFTQHQLTILGVANDIGENVGILAGIACNKFPPWALLLVGVFAAFLGYGVLWLAVSQTLQSVPYWVLWLALCIGANSSAWLGTAVLVTNMKNFPLSRGTVAGILKGYVGLSAAVFTEVYTMVLNGSDSSLLLLLALGIPTTGLAMMYFIRPCTPASGEDSYEHGHFLFTQGASISLAIYLLTTTILKKLLFLGNVISYIIVAIMIILLMAPLAIPVKMTLFPANNKKPPQPADFVSGDTDSNPTDPLLTPSSSATYLGSFYESEDVSEVDLLLAVGEGAVKKKRKPRRGEDFKFREAVVKADFWLLWFVYFVGVGSGVTVLNNLAQIGVALGVSDATMLLSLFSFCNFLGRLGAGAVSEHFVRSKTIPRTFWMTITQIIMIVIFLLYASALNGTLYSGTALLGICFGVQFGIMIPTASELFGLRNFGIIFNFMQLGNPAGAFLFSGFLAGHIYDAEAAKQQSSSCIGPHCFRITFLVLAGLCGMGTILSIILTLRIRPVYQMLYAGGSFRLPQNSSH, encoded by the exons atgATAGGGTTGAAGGCAGGCACAAGACCACCGTGGGTTGGTTTAGGTGCTGCGGTTTGGGTCCAAATAGCGGCGGGAAATGCATACACTTTCCCTTTGTACTCTCCTTCACTGAAATCGGTTCTGGGTTTCACTCAGCACCAGCTGACAATCCTCGGGGTGGCCAATGATATTGGAGAAAATGTGGGGATTCTTGCAGGAATTGCTTGCAATAAGTTTCCTCCTTGGGCTCTTCTTCTTGTTGGTGTCTTCGCTGCTTTCTTGGGTTATGGTGTTCTTTGGCTTGCTGTTAGTCAGACTCTTCAGTCGGTGCCTTATTGGGTG TTGTGGTTGGCGCTATGCATTGGAGCCAACAGTAGCGCATGGCTGGGCACAGCTGTTCTTGTTACCAACATGAAGAACTTTCCTCTCAGTAGGGGCACTGTTGCTGGTATACTCAAAGGCTATGTTGGTTTAAGTGCTGCAGTTTTCACAGAGGTGTACACTATGGTTCTTAATGGGTCAGATTCAAGTTTGCTTCTGCTCTTAGCACTAGGCATCCCCACTACAGGTTTGGCGATGATGTACTTTATCCGCCCTTGTACTCCAGCTTCTGGAGAAGACTCTTATGAGCATGGCCATTTTCTTTTCACCCAAGGAGCCAGTATCTCACTTGCCATTTATCTTCTCACGACGACAATTTTAAAAAAGCTCTTGTTCCTTGGAAACGTCATCTCCTATATAATTGTTGCTATAATGATTATACTTTTGATGGCTCCTTTGGCGATCCCTGTAAAAATGACCCTGTTTCCTGCAAATAATAAGAAACCTCCCCAGCCAGCTGATTTTGTCTCTGGAGATACCGATTCAAATCCGACGGATCCTTTGTTGACCCCATCATCATCGGCAACGTATCTCGGAAGTTTTTACGAGTCTGAAGATGTCTCCGAAGTAGATTTACTTCTTGCTGTGGGTGAGGGGGCagtgaagaagaaaagaaaaccaAGAAGAGGAGAAGACTTCAAATTTCGTGAAGCTGTGGTAAAGGCAGACTTCTGGCTTCTATGGTTTGTTTACTTTGTTGGAGTTGGTTCTGGAGTAACGGTCCTTAATAATTTGGCACAAATTGGGGTTGCACTTGGTGTCAGTGATGCAACAATGTTGTTAAGTTTGTTCAGCTTTTGTAATTTTTTGGGTCGCCTAGGCGCTGGAGCTGTTTCTGAACACTTTGTCAG GTCAAAGACAATTCCTCGGACATTTTGGATGACAATCACTCAGATTATCATGATCGTAATATTTCTCCTATATGCCTCAGCTCTGAATGGCACTCTTTATTCTGGAACAGCCTTGCTTGGAATTTGCTTTGGCGTCCAGTTCGGCATAATGATTCCAACTGCATCCGAACTCTTTGGCTTGAGAAATTTCGGCATCATTTTCAATTTCATGCAGCTGGGAAATCCTGCTGGTGCATTTCTGTTCTCAGGTTTTCTTGCTGGCCATATATATGATGCCGAAGCTGCAAAGCAGCAAAGTTCGTCTTGCATAGGTCCACATTGCTTTAGGATCACGTTCCTAGTTTTAGCCGGGCTATGTGGGATGGGAACAATATTGAGCATAATACTTACCTTAAGAATAAGACCAGTTTACCAAATGCTTTATGCTGGAGGTTCCTTTCGTCTGCCACAAAATTCTAGTCACTGA